GCGACAGGCCGCAAGAAATAAGGAATTCCTTGTATACGAAAAGGCCCCGGATTGCATCCGGGGCCTTTTCTGTTCTGTGAGATCCTTCGACTTCGCCTGATTCTATCGCGCTCCGCGCTCCAGAATGACAGGGCTCCGCTCAGGATGACTCAACTACGGCAACAGAGTTGCCTAGTTTCGTTACACCTTCGGGAGCTGGGCGAGGCTCTTGGCGATGTCTTCATCCGTCGGGATGTAGTCGCTCATTTCGCCGTCGTTGAACTTCTGGTAGGCGACCATGTCGAAGTAACCCGTACCGGTAAGGCCGAACACGATGTTCTTGGCCTGGCCGGATTCCTTGCACTTGAGGGCTTCGTCGATCGTCGCGCGGATGGCGTGGCTGGATTCCGGAGCCGGGAGGATGCCTTCGGTCTGGGCGAAGAGCTTGGCGGCTTCGAACACCTTCGTCTGCTCGACGGACGTTGCACGAATCACCTTCTGGTCGTAGAGTTCAGAAAGGATGGTGCTCATGCCGTGGTAGCGCAGGCCGCCGGCGTGGTTGGCAGACGGGATGAAGCTGGAACCGAGCGTGTACATCTTGGCGAGCGGGCAGACCTTGCCGGTATCGCAGAAGTCGTAGGCGTACTTACCGCGAGTGAAGCTCGGGCAGCTTGCCGGTTCCACAGCGAGAATATCGTAGTCGGCTTCTCCACGGAGCTTTTCGCCGACGAACGGGCTCACGAGGCCACCGAGGTTGGAACCACCGCCGGCGCAACCGATGATGAGGTCGGCCTTCACGCCGAGCTTGTCGAGGGCGGCCTTCGTTTCGAGACCGATCACGGACTGGTGGAGGAGCACCTGGTTCAGCACGGAACCGAGAACGTAGCGGTAACCCGGCTGCTTCACGGCGGCTTCCACGGCTTCGGAAATGGCGCAGCCGAGGCTACCCGTGGTGCCCGGGAATTCGGCGTTGATCTTCTTGCCGATGTCGGTCGTCATGGAAGGCGACGGGGTGACGCTTGCACCGTAAGTGCGCATCACTTCGCGACGGAACGGCTTCTGTTCGTAGGAGACCTTCACCATGTAGACCTGGCAGTCCAGTCCGAAGAAGGCGGTGGACATCGAAAGTGCCGTGCCCCACTGGCCAGCACCCGTTTCAGT
Above is a genomic segment from Fibrobacter sp. UWP2 containing:
- a CDS encoding TrpB-like pyridoxal phosphate-dependent enzyme → MRNSLKLDGPVKTYLDENELPKAWYNVRADMKKKPAPLLNPGTGKPVTFEDLQPVFCDELIKQELDNDTRFFEIPEDILTFYKMYRPSPLVRAYFLEQALGTPAHIYYKFEGNNTSGSHKLNSAIAQAYYAKKQGLKGVTTETGAGQWGTALSMSTAFFGLDCQVYMVKVSYEQKPFRREVMRTYGASVTPSPSMTTDIGKKINAEFPGTTGSLGCAISEAVEAAVKQPGYRYVLGSVLNQVLLHQSVIGLETKAALDKLGVKADLIIGCAGGGSNLGGLVSPFVGEKLRGEADYDILAVEPASCPSFTRGKYAYDFCDTGKVCPLAKMYTLGSSFIPSANHAGGLRYHGMSTILSELYDQKVIRATSVEQTKVFEAAKLFAQTEGILPAPESSHAIRATIDEALKCKESGQAKNIVFGLTGTGYFDMVAYQKFNDGEMSDYIPTDEDIAKSLAQLPKV